A region from the Vicia villosa cultivar HV-30 ecotype Madison, WI linkage group LG3, Vvil1.0, whole genome shotgun sequence genome encodes:
- the LOC131656254 gene encoding protein LEAD-SENSITIVE 1-like, whose protein sequence is MGVISNKIDRKQLKPGDHIYSWRQAYLYAHHGIYVGEGTVIHFTAGRGTQTGTGTGTPTIVDKLFTSSAPSFDTDIPCPGCGACNQTMTDGVISSCLDCFLSGGELHLFEYGVSKVHFLAQARGGTCTLASSDPTEEVLYRAFYLRKKGFGAYHYFKNNCEDFAVYCKTGLLVTSSVGGGGSGQVASYAAAVNSIASISLRVVNKSFYGMVLVSCGMYCYRRVVSDIGFRSGVTKVPVEKIAEMARWEY, encoded by the exons ATGGGAGTTATTTCCAATAAGATCGATAGGAAACAATTGAAACCAGGCGATCACATTTACTCTTGGAGGCAGGCTTACCTCTATGCGCATCATG GAATATATGTTGGTGAGGGAACGGTAATCCACTTCACAGCTGGAAGAGGAACACAAACAGGAACAGGAACAGGAACACCAACTATTGTTGACAAGCTCTTTACAAGTTCAGCTCCTTCTTTTGATACCGACATCCCATGCCCAGGATGCGGTGCTTGCAATCAAACAATGACTGACGGTGTCATCTCATCTTGCTTAGACTGTTTTCTTTCTGGAGGTGAACTCCATCTCTTTGAGTATGGTGTCTCCAAAGTTCATTTTCTAGCACAAGCTAGAGGAGGCACCTGCACTCTTGCTTCTTCGGATCCAACTGAAGAAGTCCTTTACCGTGCTTTTTATCTTCGTAAAAAAGGATTTGGTGCCTACCATTACTTCAAGAATAACTGTGAGGATTTCGCCGTTTATTGCAAAACAGGCCTGCTTGTAACGAGCAGTGTAGGTGGTGGCGGAAGTGGACAGGTTGCATCTTACGCGGCTGCTGTCAATTCTATAGCTTCTATATCGCTTCGAGTTGTGAACAAAAGTTTTTACGGTATGGTATTAGTTAGTTGTGGAATGTACTGCTATAGAAGAGTGGTTTCTGATATTGGATTTCGCAGTGGGGTAACTAAAGTTCCTGTTGAAAAAATTGCTGAGATGGCTAGGTGGGAATACTAG